A region of Streptomyces halobius DNA encodes the following proteins:
- a CDS encoding tyrosine-type recombinase/integrase, translating into MAEPYDRWHKKRPGPGEEKCRAHGKVPSREHGRGKRWLARWRDPNGQQQSESFERYEDARQHLTRMLGTVDDGTYIAPKKGDTLLKAVAKQWLENQTFDNPRTYHQYESRVRNHIIEPLGDLKLRQIKPSTIQTWIKRRLQVLDETTVGLIFTHLSSILAMAVDDDLIPKNPCETGSVKRVKPRRSKKAAKDVPLSWEQTDALRPHLPECYQATVDCGRGLGMRQGEIFGFSPEDVNWLQKDKVVHIRRQITHDRGTLVFAPPKGGTNDDPKDRFVPVDGELAMLLTEHMRKHPPVEVTLPWITKGGDPVTVRLVFTTRERKPPNKNYFNYLWKGALEAIGAIKAINDKPVGKGRKWEACRDKMMHALRHLFASEAINEGVDVYTLADLLGHEDPAFTLRRYVHRVTGAVEKARKAIGRRYRSAA; encoded by the coding sequence GTGGCTGAGCCCTACGACCGCTGGCACAAAAAGCGGCCGGGGCCAGGCGAGGAGAAGTGCAGGGCCCACGGCAAGGTGCCATCCCGCGAGCACGGGCGCGGAAAGCGCTGGTTGGCGCGCTGGCGGGATCCCAACGGGCAGCAACAGAGCGAGAGCTTCGAGCGGTATGAGGATGCCCGGCAGCACCTGACGCGGATGCTGGGGACCGTCGACGACGGTACGTACATAGCGCCTAAGAAGGGCGACACGCTGCTCAAGGCGGTGGCCAAGCAGTGGCTGGAGAACCAAACGTTCGACAACCCGCGCACGTACCACCAGTACGAGTCCCGTGTCCGCAACCACATCATCGAGCCGCTGGGAGACCTCAAACTGCGGCAGATCAAGCCCTCCACCATCCAGACCTGGATCAAGCGCCGGCTTCAGGTGCTCGACGAGACGACCGTCGGCCTGATCTTCACCCACCTGTCGTCGATCCTCGCCATGGCGGTGGACGACGACCTCATCCCGAAGAACCCGTGCGAGACCGGGTCGGTCAAGCGCGTGAAGCCCAGGCGGTCGAAGAAGGCGGCGAAGGATGTACCGCTGTCGTGGGAACAGACGGATGCCCTACGGCCGCACCTGCCCGAGTGCTACCAGGCCACAGTCGACTGCGGCCGAGGTCTGGGCATGCGGCAGGGCGAAATCTTTGGCTTCAGCCCCGAGGACGTCAACTGGCTGCAGAAGGACAAGGTCGTTCACATACGACGCCAGATCACCCACGACCGCGGCACGCTGGTCTTCGCCCCGCCGAAGGGCGGCACGAATGACGATCCCAAGGACCGCTTCGTGCCGGTCGATGGCGAGTTGGCGATGCTTCTCACTGAGCACATGCGCAAGCACCCGCCGGTCGAAGTGACCCTGCCGTGGATCACCAAAGGCGGTGATCCGGTGACCGTGCGCCTGGTCTTCACCACGCGGGAGCGCAAGCCGCCGAACAAGAACTACTTCAACTACCTCTGGAAGGGTGCCCTGGAGGCGATCGGCGCGATAAAGGCCATCAACGACAAGCCAGTTGGCAAGGGGCGTAAGTGGGAAGCCTGCCGCGACAAGATGATGCACGCCCTGCGGCACCTCTTCGCCTCCGAGGCGATCAACGAGGGCGTGGACGTCTACACGCTCGCCGACCTCCTCGGACACGAGGATCCAGCGTTCACCCTTCGCCGCTACGTCCACCGTGTGACGGGCGCGGTTGAGAAGGCCCGCAAGGCGATCGGCCGGCGCTACCGGTCAGCCGCCTGA
- a CDS encoding NUDIX hydrolase: MTSDLARTLAEEAEAEGITTFVAAAVVTDTDLILLVRRKPDDFMGGLWEIPSGHVDAGESILDTARRETLEETGLTVASVDRYLGHFDYENSRGTTTRQFNFGVTVSETGSVILTEHDLHQWAALVGDLPGVTDGVQEVLACV; the protein is encoded by the coding sequence ATGACCTCCGACCTCGCCCGAACCTTGGCAGAGGAGGCCGAGGCCGAAGGCATCACCACTTTCGTGGCCGCGGCCGTCGTCACCGACACCGACCTCATCCTCCTGGTCCGCCGCAAGCCGGACGACTTCATGGGCGGCCTGTGGGAGATCCCCTCCGGTCATGTGGACGCCGGAGAGAGCATCCTGGACACGGCCCGCCGCGAGACGCTGGAGGAGACCGGTCTGACCGTCGCCTCCGTGGACCGCTACCTCGGGCACTTCGACTACGAGAACAGCCGCGGCACCACCACCCGTCAGTTCAACTTCGGCGTCACCGTCTCCGAGACCGGGTCGGTCATCTTGACCGAACACGACCTGCACCAGTGGGCCGCCCTCGTCGGCGACCTGCCGGGCGTCACCGACGGCGTACAGGAGGTTCTGGCCTGCGTGTAG
- a CDS encoding PadR family transcriptional regulator, which translates to MSLPHAILTALLEKPSSGLELTRRFDRSIGYFWSATHQQIYRELGKLEQAGYIRALPSEQPARGQKKEFEVLPAGRAELTQWASGKQDPKPLRDALLLRLRAAAVVGCAGLDDELRRHLALHERQLAEYTEIEHRDFASATSPDDRLRRLVLRAGISLETFWVEWLREALAEVAEIDGAGTRSNEAR; encoded by the coding sequence ATGTCCCTGCCGCACGCCATCCTCACCGCCCTCCTGGAGAAGCCGTCGTCGGGGCTGGAGCTGACGCGCAGATTCGACCGGTCGATCGGCTACTTCTGGTCCGCCACACATCAGCAGATCTATCGCGAGCTGGGAAAACTGGAGCAGGCCGGGTACATCCGGGCCCTGCCCAGCGAGCAGCCGGCCCGCGGGCAGAAGAAGGAGTTCGAGGTACTGCCCGCAGGGCGCGCGGAACTGACGCAGTGGGCGTCGGGGAAGCAGGACCCCAAGCCCCTGCGCGATGCGCTGCTGCTGCGGCTGCGCGCGGCAGCGGTGGTCGGGTGCGCGGGGCTCGATGACGAACTGCGGCGCCATCTCGCCCTGCACGAGCGGCAGTTGGCCGAGTACACCGAGATCGAGCACCGCGACTTCGCGTCCGCGACCTCGCCCGATGACCGGCTACGGCGGCTGGTGCTGCGGGCCGGGATCAGCCTGGAGACGTTCTGGGTGGAGTGGCTCCGGGAGGCGCTCGCGGAGGTGGCGGAGATCGATGGGGCGGGGACGCGCTCCAATGAGGCGCGGTGA
- a CDS encoding WXG100-like domain-containing protein, whose amino-acid sequence MSFRVQPGDISAYGGMIGRAEENMAAAQKFLRDNSELGVGSGDVPGELWQLVVGNHEPTVDKAQRALKAFENALRASAAELKRSAKYYEQTDQEQAEKVDGIYKGGRGPTKGAASDVGDGTFKDQSDAAAALDTSESFSEYLGRQIQERKDGLIGDRAKAIGEGNALTILGTALDLVSPTTLVNEAVKFFLNIDVFGEVAKKFAGDWGAYETAADTWGRLGQFFTAVGDNVSSGNNLLSRTWEGNAAETAWEYFNTLAQKLSDATSSYETLQESYKEVATHIAELAEGVKAAMIMIFDLAIMAQIEMSAAVAAASTGVGLILSGVGAAAVAAKVVIMLDKWADIINMFTVGYAVINAAFGVAGNAVDGQLDSVKSFPLPGGAYDHQAV is encoded by the coding sequence ATGAGTTTCCGTGTACAGCCCGGCGACATCTCCGCCTACGGCGGCATGATCGGTCGTGCGGAAGAGAACATGGCGGCAGCCCAGAAGTTCCTGAGGGACAACTCTGAGCTGGGCGTCGGCAGCGGCGATGTCCCCGGCGAGCTGTGGCAGCTCGTGGTCGGTAACCATGAGCCGACTGTGGACAAGGCGCAGCGGGCCCTGAAGGCATTCGAGAACGCCCTGAGGGCGTCCGCCGCCGAGCTGAAACGATCCGCCAAGTACTACGAGCAGACCGACCAGGAGCAGGCGGAAAAGGTCGACGGCATCTACAAGGGCGGCAGGGGACCCACCAAGGGCGCAGCCTCCGACGTGGGCGACGGCACCTTCAAGGACCAGAGCGACGCCGCGGCAGCACTGGACACCAGCGAGAGCTTCTCGGAGTACCTGGGCCGCCAGATCCAGGAGCGCAAGGACGGACTCATCGGCGACCGTGCCAAGGCCATCGGGGAGGGCAACGCCCTCACCATACTGGGCACCGCCCTCGATCTGGTCAGCCCCACCACGTTGGTCAACGAGGCCGTGAAGTTCTTCCTGAACATCGACGTCTTCGGCGAAGTCGCGAAGAAGTTCGCCGGCGACTGGGGGGCCTATGAGACCGCCGCCGACACCTGGGGACGCCTCGGCCAGTTCTTCACCGCGGTCGGGGACAACGTCTCGTCCGGGAACAACCTCCTCAGCAGGACCTGGGAGGGCAATGCCGCCGAAACTGCCTGGGAGTACTTCAACACCCTGGCCCAGAAGCTGAGCGATGCGACCTCCAGCTACGAGACGCTCCAGGAATCGTACAAGGAAGTCGCCACCCACATCGCCGAGCTGGCGGAAGGCGTCAAGGCCGCCATGATCATGATCTTCGACCTGGCCATCATGGCGCAGATCGAGATGTCGGCCGCCGTGGCTGCGGCGTCCACCGGTGTCGGCCTCATCCTGTCGGGTGTGGGGGCGGCCGCGGTGGCGGCGAAGGTGGTCATCATGCTCGACAAGTGGGCCGACATCATCAACATGTTCACCGTCGGGTACGCCGTGATCAACGCCGCCTTCGGCGTCGCGGGCAACGCCGTCGACGGGCAGCTCGACTCCGTGAAGTCCTTCCCCCTGCCGGGCGGTGCGTACGACCACCAGGCGGTCTAG
- a CDS encoding HalD/BesD family halogenase → MSTLEALTLDHVVDTDRYPLSEPDSAEGQAVVSRVRRELSTLGCTVLPDFIRPSLRDVLRQECSAIAPRAHFDVETVNVYNIAVDSALPQDHPGRLAFERGNAFVARDRIPTNSLISQLYSSEAFQRFIASCFQLPQLYELADPLSGLVLNVVEPGKEHPWHFDTNEFTVSMLTQEPRGGGDFEYCPNIRSAHNENFADVRDVLDGRGGHLVRRLPLRPGDLQLFKGRYSLHRVSPVQGEAARHSAIFAYSERPGVIGSVARTRQLFGRVRPEHLAAEGRSVRGDQLLD, encoded by the coding sequence ATGAGCACTCTGGAAGCCCTGACGCTTGATCACGTGGTGGACACGGACCGGTATCCGCTGTCGGAGCCCGACAGCGCCGAGGGACAGGCCGTGGTCTCCCGCGTCCGGCGCGAACTGTCGACGCTCGGCTGCACCGTCCTCCCGGACTTCATCCGCCCGTCACTCCGCGATGTCCTGCGGCAGGAGTGCTCGGCGATCGCCCCCCGCGCGCACTTCGACGTGGAGACCGTCAACGTCTACAACATCGCGGTGGACTCGGCCCTGCCCCAGGACCACCCCGGCCGGCTGGCCTTCGAGCGGGGCAACGCGTTCGTCGCGAGGGACCGTATCCCCACGAACTCCCTCATCAGCCAGCTCTATTCGTCCGAGGCGTTCCAACGCTTCATCGCGAGCTGCTTCCAGCTGCCGCAGCTGTACGAACTGGCGGACCCGCTCTCCGGGCTGGTCCTCAACGTCGTCGAGCCGGGCAAGGAGCACCCCTGGCACTTCGACACCAACGAGTTCACCGTGAGCATGCTGACCCAGGAGCCGCGGGGCGGCGGCGACTTCGAGTACTGCCCCAACATCCGGTCGGCCCACAACGAGAACTTCGCCGACGTACGGGACGTCCTCGACGGCCGAGGCGGCCACCTGGTGCGACGTCTCCCGCTCCGCCCCGGTGACCTGCAGCTCTTCAAAGGCCGTTACTCGCTGCACCGGGTGAGCCCCGTACAGGGCGAAGCCGCACGCCACTCCGCGATATTCGCCTACAGCGAGCGTCCGGGCGTCATCGGCAGCGTGGCCCGGACCCGGCAGCTGTTCGGCCGCGTCCGCCCCGAACACCTGGCGGCCGAGGGCCGGTCCGTACGAGGCGATCAACTACTGGACTGA
- a CDS encoding helix-turn-helix transcriptional regulator → MKHTESRQDAGKHRRALASPQEISDYLGIPVRTLYQWKYRGTGPKVHKVGKHLRYRWTEVDAWLQTQSLDLVA, encoded by the coding sequence ATGAAGCACACTGAGTCCCGCCAGGATGCCGGCAAGCACCGTCGCGCGCTGGCGAGTCCGCAGGAGATTTCCGACTACCTCGGCATCCCGGTGCGGACGCTGTACCAGTGGAAATACCGGGGCACCGGCCCGAAGGTCCACAAGGTTGGCAAGCATCTGCGTTACCGGTGGACGGAGGTCGACGCATGGCTCCAGACCCAGTCCCTGGATCTGGTCGCCTGA
- a CDS encoding NADPH-dependent 2,4-dienoyl-CoA reductase produces MSPYPHLMSPLDLGFTTLPNRVLMGSMHIGLEEAENGFARMAAFYAARARGGVGLMITGGISPNEAGRPYEGGAKLTTEAEAAQHRTVTDAVHAAGGRIAMQVLHFGRYAYHDALVAPSAIQAPISPFTPHALTDDEVEQTIEDYVRAAELARSAGYDGVEIMGSEGYLINEFIAGATNHRTDRWGGAYENRVRFPLEIVRRTRERVGADFILIYRLSMLDLVPGGSSLAEVIALAKEIEAAGATIINTGIGWHEARIPTIVTSVPRGAYTWVTKRLMGSVGIPLVTSNRINTPDVAEELLADGRADMVSLARPFLADPDFVGKAKDGRADEINTCIGCNQACLDHTFSGKITSCLVNPRACHETELVLSPTRLRKRLAVVGAGPAGLACAVTAAERGHDVTLFDAAHEIGGQLNIAKRVPGKEEFDETLRYFRTQLALHGVEVRLNTAVTAGDLDTYDEIVVATGVTPRTPEIEGVDHPSVVSYLDVLRDGAPVGERVAIIGAGGIGFDVAEFLTDAGDAASQDPETYFRTWGVDTTYGERGGLRAPERPTPPRQVHLLQRKTSKVGAGLGKTTGWVHRTELRHRGVTMVAGATYERIDDEGLHLTIDSAARTLPVDTVVLCTGQEPRRELYEALRAEGRAVHLIGGADVAAELDAKRAIQQGTELAAGL; encoded by the coding sequence ATGAGCCCGTACCCGCACCTGATGAGCCCGCTCGATCTGGGCTTCACCACGCTGCCGAACCGTGTACTCATGGGGTCCATGCACATCGGGCTGGAGGAGGCCGAGAACGGTTTCGCCCGGATGGCCGCCTTCTACGCCGCCCGCGCCCGGGGCGGCGTCGGTCTGATGATCACCGGCGGCATCTCGCCGAACGAGGCGGGCCGGCCGTACGAGGGCGGCGCCAAGCTGACCACCGAGGCGGAGGCGGCGCAGCACCGCACCGTGACCGACGCGGTGCATGCCGCGGGCGGCCGGATCGCGATGCAGGTCCTGCACTTCGGACGGTACGCGTATCACGACGCGCTGGTCGCGCCGAGTGCGATCCAGGCGCCGATCAGCCCCTTCACCCCGCACGCGCTCACCGACGACGAGGTCGAGCAGACCATCGAGGACTATGTACGGGCGGCGGAGCTGGCCCGGTCCGCCGGGTACGACGGTGTCGAGATCATGGGCTCCGAGGGGTACTTGATCAATGAGTTCATCGCCGGTGCGACCAATCACCGTACGGACCGGTGGGGCGGTGCGTACGAGAACCGGGTGCGGTTCCCGCTGGAGATCGTGCGGCGTACCCGGGAGCGGGTGGGCGCGGACTTCATTCTGATCTACCGGCTGTCGATGCTGGATCTGGTGCCGGGCGGTTCATCGCTGGCGGAGGTCATCGCACTGGCCAAGGAGATCGAGGCGGCGGGCGCGACGATCATCAACACCGGCATCGGCTGGCACGAGGCGCGGATCCCGACCATCGTGACGTCGGTGCCGCGCGGCGCGTACACCTGGGTGACGAAGAGGCTGATGGGGTCGGTCGGCATCCCCCTGGTGACCAGCAATCGGATCAACACCCCCGACGTGGCCGAGGAGTTGCTCGCCGACGGGCGCGCCGACATGGTGTCACTGGCCCGTCCCTTCCTCGCCGATCCCGACTTCGTCGGCAAGGCGAAGGACGGCCGGGCCGACGAGATCAACACCTGCATCGGCTGCAACCAGGCATGCCTCGACCACACCTTCAGCGGCAAGATCACCTCCTGTCTGGTCAATCCCCGCGCCTGCCACGAGACCGAACTGGTCCTCTCCCCCACCCGGCTGCGCAAGCGGCTGGCCGTGGTCGGCGCCGGGCCCGCCGGGCTCGCCTGCGCCGTGACGGCCGCCGAACGCGGCCATGACGTCACGCTGTTCGACGCCGCGCACGAGATCGGCGGCCAGCTGAACATCGCCAAGCGGGTGCCGGGCAAGGAGGAGTTCGACGAGACACTGCGCTACTTCCGCACCCAGCTCGCGCTGCACGGCGTGGAGGTACGGCTGAACACCGCCGTCACGGCCGGTGACCTCGACACGTACGACGAGATCGTCGTCGCCACCGGGGTCACGCCGCGCACCCCGGAGATCGAGGGCGTCGACCACCCGAGCGTCGTCAGCTACCTCGATGTACTACGGGACGGCGCGCCGGTCGGCGAACGCGTCGCGATCATCGGAGCGGGCGGTATCGGCTTCGATGTCGCCGAGTTCCTGACCGATGCCGGTGACGCGGCGAGCCAGGATCCGGAGACGTACTTCCGCACCTGGGGCGTCGACACGACCTACGGCGAGCGCGGCGGACTGCGCGCGCCCGAGCGCCCCACCCCGCCCCGGCAGGTGCATCTGCTCCAGCGCAAGACCTCGAAGGTCGGTGCCGGGCTGGGCAAGACCACCGGGTGGGTCCACCGTACGGAGCTCAGGCACCGGGGAGTGACGATGGTTGCGGGCGCGACGTACGAGCGTATCGACGACGAGGGGCTGCATCTCACGATCGACAGTGCGGCGAGGACGCTGCCCGTGGACACGGTCGTGCTGTGCACCGGGCAGGAGCCGCGCCGGGAGCTGTACGAGGCGCTGCGCGCCGAGGGGCGGGCCGTGCACCTGATCGGGGGTGCGGACGTGGCGGCGGAGCTGGACGCCAAGCGCGCCATCCAGCAGGGGACGGAGCTGGCGGCGGGGCTGTGA
- a CDS encoding alpha/beta hydrolase family protein, with product MRFPSVVGPELAGVIDLPEGEIRGWGLFVHGFTLGKDSPAASRVSKQLAREGIGMLRFDNLGIGDSEGDWGDGSFTVKVQDTVRAAAFMAERGTPVDLLVGHSWGGAAAIAAAREIVGLRALATIAAPVDPSHVERQYDSVLDSVLSDGAHEWFVGGRTLVLKRAFVEDVRRAHLRDRIGEVDLPLLVAHSPTDSTVDISNAGEIFQEARHPRSFISLEGADHLLTARGQAQRAAHIISAWADQYLDEPRPQEAASRTTENSGSQGPCST from the coding sequence GTGAGATTCCCGAGCGTCGTCGGCCCCGAACTGGCCGGAGTGATCGACCTGCCGGAGGGCGAGATCCGTGGCTGGGGGCTCTTCGTACACGGATTCACCCTGGGCAAGGACTCACCGGCCGCCTCACGCGTCAGCAAGCAGCTGGCACGCGAGGGGATCGGCATGCTGCGCTTCGACAATCTCGGGATCGGAGACTCCGAGGGCGACTGGGGGGACGGTTCCTTCACCGTCAAGGTGCAGGACACTGTCCGTGCCGCTGCTTTCATGGCGGAGCGAGGGACTCCGGTGGATTTGCTGGTGGGGCACTCGTGGGGAGGCGCCGCCGCGATCGCAGCTGCGCGCGAGATAGTCGGCCTCCGCGCGCTGGCCACGATTGCGGCGCCCGTCGATCCCAGTCACGTCGAGCGGCAGTACGACTCGGTCCTGGATAGCGTCCTCAGTGACGGGGCGCACGAGTGGTTCGTCGGCGGGAGGACCCTGGTTCTCAAGCGCGCCTTCGTCGAGGACGTCCGCCGGGCTCACCTGCGCGACCGGATCGGCGAGGTGGACCTTCCACTCCTCGTGGCGCATTCGCCCACCGACTCCACCGTCGACATCTCCAATGCCGGGGAGATCTTCCAGGAGGCACGGCACCCGCGAAGCTTCATCTCACTCGAAGGCGCGGACCATCTGTTGACCGCGCGAGGGCAGGCGCAGCGGGCCGCTCACATCATCAGCGCCTGGGCTGACCAGTACCTCGACGAGCCACGGCCCCAAGAAGCAGCATCTCGGACGACGGAGAACTCAGGCAGCCAGGGTCCGTGTTCAACGTGA
- a CDS encoding helix-turn-helix domain-containing protein — protein sequence MSKRPVEIGYTGIQTAHNIESLRLACGVSQRQLAALVAELGRPLSHTAISRIERIRRRCDVDDLATIAAAVGISPMALLQPSGAAQEAGHRG from the coding sequence ATGTCAAAGCGCCCCGTCGAAATCGGCTACACCGGAATCCAAACCGCCCACAACATCGAAAGCCTCCGCCTCGCTTGCGGCGTCAGCCAACGCCAGCTCGCCGCCCTCGTCGCCGAGCTAGGCCGCCCCCTGTCCCATACCGCGATCTCTCGCATCGAGCGCATCCGCCGACGCTGCGACGTCGACGACCTCGCCACCATCGCTGCGGCCGTCGGTATCTCTCCCATGGCCCTCTTGCAGCCATCAGGTGCCGCGCAGGAAGCGGGTCACCGTGGCTGA
- a CDS encoding Fpg/Nei family DNA glycosylase → MPEMPEVEAVGRFLRERLVGRTVAGMCVVSVAALKTYEPPVTAFEGRVFGGVARRGKFLDLWAGDLHLMMHLARAGWVRWSDRLPDVPPRPGKGPLALRVRLAPDGAGFDVTEAGSRKHLALYVVRDPQEVPGVARLGVDPLSGSFTQADLAGMLRGQRRQIKGVLRDQSVLAGIGNAYSDEILHAARMSPFKPAAGMSEDEVARLHEAIGTTLHEAVASLRGLDLGEIKAGKKGGMRVHGRTGEPCPVCGDTIREVSFSDSALQYCPTCQTGGRVLADRRMSRLLK, encoded by the coding sequence ATGCCTGAAATGCCGGAGGTGGAGGCGGTCGGTCGGTTTCTCCGGGAGCGGCTGGTGGGCCGGACCGTTGCGGGGATGTGCGTGGTTTCCGTGGCGGCGTTGAAGACGTATGAGCCGCCGGTTACCGCGTTCGAGGGCCGGGTGTTCGGCGGGGTGGCGCGGCGCGGGAAGTTCCTCGATCTGTGGGCCGGGGACCTGCATCTGATGATGCACCTGGCCAGGGCGGGCTGGGTGCGCTGGAGCGACCGGCTGCCGGACGTGCCGCCGCGGCCGGGGAAGGGGCCGTTGGCGCTCCGGGTGCGGCTGGCGCCCGATGGCGCGGGGTTCGATGTCACCGAGGCGGGCAGCCGGAAGCACCTCGCGTTGTACGTCGTCAGGGATCCGCAGGAGGTTCCCGGGGTGGCTCGGCTCGGGGTCGATCCGCTGTCCGGCTCCTTTACGCAGGCGGACTTGGCCGGGATGTTGCGGGGGCAGCGCCGGCAGATCAAGGGCGTGCTGCGGGACCAGAGTGTGCTGGCGGGGATCGGGAACGCGTACTCGGACGAGATCCTGCACGCGGCCCGTATGTCACCGTTCAAGCCGGCGGCCGGGATGTCCGAGGACGAGGTGGCGCGGCTCCATGAGGCGATCGGTACGACGCTGCATGAGGCGGTGGCCTCGTTGCGCGGGCTGGATCTGGGGGAGATCAAGGCCGGGAAGAAGGGCGGGATGCGGGTGCACGGGAGGACAGGGGAGCCCTGTCCGGTCTGTGGGGACACGATCCGTGAAGTGTCCTTCAGCGATTCGGCGTTGCAGTACTGCCCCACCTGCCAGACCGGTGGCCGGGTTCTCGCGGACCGGCGGATGTCCAGGTTGTTGAAGTAG
- a CDS encoding choline/carnitine O-acyltransferase, whose product MPLPTLEASCERFLAWCAPLLTADERAATEAEVAAFLRPDGPGRVLQAALEEYNATEGVHSWLDTFWPYRYLGRRDRIALNANFFFLFQDSSRPQVERAAGLIAGALNYKRLLDQELIPPVVQRGRPHTMEQNKYLFSTTRIPGPEQDTVRAPYSTEHPGPSDARHIVVFFRGGMHKLDVLSTDGVPHSLDDLAAGLRAVIRSGTEQGDTDAATDTDADSAPSVSHLTTMARAEWAAARQSLLAAHPRNRTTLDDIETALFCVCLEDFAPADTQEACDELLYGDRGNRWFDKAVSLIVFADGRAGINVEHCELDGTTILSFVDTLLGTEPEEHSRQSGARSLGLPALAPLTFTLDDALRSQARSAAHSFEEYGAHTATRTVAFDDFGANTAKALGVSPDAFVQLAYQLAHQRAKGHLGATYESIATRQWRRGRTEAMRVVTPEIQAFVAAMQDPATDPDARRAAFRTAAEAHVTRAKECQAGDAPEQHLWELELIQRRRGTELGVTEQPALYRTPGWLTMRDDYLSTSSAPSANIQYFGFGSTSSRCIGVAYVLLPECFNIYLSTPLPVAAPMHTFADHLRRSVHELRVLLASDRTPA is encoded by the coding sequence GTGCCACTGCCCACCCTGGAGGCGAGCTGTGAGCGGTTCCTCGCCTGGTGCGCACCGCTGCTGACCGCCGACGAGCGGGCGGCCACGGAGGCGGAAGTGGCCGCCTTCCTGCGGCCCGACGGCCCCGGCCGGGTGCTCCAGGCGGCGCTGGAGGAGTACAACGCCACCGAGGGCGTGCACAGCTGGCTCGACACCTTCTGGCCGTACCGCTACCTGGGCCGCCGGGACCGGATCGCACTCAACGCCAATTTCTTCTTCCTCTTCCAGGACTCCAGCCGGCCCCAGGTGGAACGGGCGGCGGGGCTCATCGCCGGCGCGCTCAACTACAAGCGCCTGCTCGACCAGGAGCTGATCCCGCCCGTGGTGCAGCGCGGCCGGCCGCACACCATGGAGCAGAACAAGTACCTCTTCTCCACCACCCGAATTCCCGGGCCGGAACAGGACACCGTCCGCGCCCCGTACTCCACCGAGCACCCCGGACCGTCCGACGCCCGCCACATCGTCGTCTTCTTCCGCGGCGGCATGCACAAGCTGGACGTACTGAGCACGGACGGTGTGCCGCACAGCCTGGACGACCTGGCAGCGGGCCTGCGCGCCGTCATCAGATCCGGCACCGAGCAGGGCGACACCGACGCCGCCACAGACACCGACGCCGACTCCGCCCCCTCGGTAAGCCACCTCACCACCATGGCCCGCGCGGAGTGGGCAGCCGCCCGCCAGTCCCTCCTCGCCGCCCACCCCCGCAACCGCACCACGCTCGACGACATCGAAACCGCCCTGTTCTGTGTCTGCCTGGAGGACTTCGCTCCCGCGGACACCCAGGAGGCATGCGACGAACTCCTCTACGGCGACCGCGGCAACCGCTGGTTCGACAAGGCCGTGTCCCTGATCGTCTTCGCCGACGGCCGCGCGGGCATCAACGTCGAGCACTGCGAACTGGACGGCACCACCATCCTCAGCTTCGTCGACACCCTGCTCGGCACCGAACCGGAGGAGCACTCCCGCCAGTCCGGCGCCCGCTCCCTGGGCCTGCCCGCCCTGGCGCCCCTCACCTTCACCCTGGACGACGCCCTGCGGTCCCAAGCGCGCTCCGCCGCCCACTCGTTCGAGGAGTACGGGGCGCACACGGCCACCCGCACCGTCGCCTTCGACGACTTCGGCGCCAACACCGCCAAGGCACTCGGCGTCTCCCCGGACGCGTTCGTCCAGCTCGCCTACCAGCTCGCCCACCAGCGCGCCAAGGGCCACCTGGGCGCCACCTACGAATCCATCGCCACCCGCCAGTGGCGCCGCGGCCGTACCGAGGCCATGCGCGTCGTCACCCCGGAAATCCAGGCATTCGTGGCGGCCATGCAGGACCCGGCCACCGACCCGGACGCCCGCCGCGCCGCCTTCCGCACCGCCGCCGAAGCACATGTCACCCGCGCCAAGGAATGCCAGGCCGGCGACGCCCCCGAACAACACCTCTGGGAACTGGAACTCATCCAGCGCCGCCGCGGAACCGAACTCGGCGTCACCGAACAGCCGGCCCTCTACCGCACGCCGGGCTGGCTCACCATGCGTGACGACTACCTGAGCACCAGCTCCGCCCCGTCCGCCAACATCCAGTACTTCGGCTTCGGCTCCACCAGCAGCCGCTGCATCGGCGTCGCCTACGTCCTCCTCCCGGAATGCTTCAACATCTACCTGAGCACCCCCCTCCCGGTAGCGGCCCCAATGCACACCTTCGCCGACCACCTCCGCAGGTCGGTACACGAACTACGCGTCCTCCTGGCCTCGGACCGCACCCCGGCCTGA